The following DNA comes from Mucilaginibacter jinjuensis.
ATATCCACTCTGGGTTAAGGTTTATCGTTGTAATCCTGTTATTATGGGCCATCATCCAGTCGTTAGCTGGTTGGTTTGGTAAAAAAAGTTACACAGAAGGCAACCGCAAGGTTAATTTATTTGCTATGATCTCGGCACACACTCAATTGTTGTTCGGTATCGTGCTTTATTTTTTAAGCCCGTTTGTACAGTTTGGTGCCAACACTATGAAAGATGCCACCACCCGTTACTGGACGGTTGAACACATCAGTATGATGATCATCGCTTTGGTGGTTATTACCATCGGCCATGCTAAATCGAAACG
Coding sequences within:
- a CDS encoding cytochrome B, giving the protein MNAYTIFKYIHSGLRFIVVILLLWAIIQSLAGWFGKKSYTEGNRKVNLFAMISAHTQLLFGIVLYFLSPFVQFGANTMKDATTRYWTVEHISMMIIALVVITIGHAKSKRANTPEAKHKTIAIFYIIAVIIVVVALSAGHVPLLGMSA